A region of Pyxidicoccus parkwaysis DNA encodes the following proteins:
- a CDS encoding C45 family autoproteolytic acyltransferase/hydolase translates to MTDHRKTSKLLGALLLSVGALQATPARAAPTSPPTPIPVPNGGFEMAGGASAVPAFWTAKGQGKVSATSEAKVEGSRGLTIESPQGGAETTVESEAMKLQVGQLYRLSAWVRTRGVQADPQARYPTALGACVSMKSFPFTNCTPAPATDAGSRVSVLFFATQSSDRVQLHLGRNGKATGTASFDDVRLEKVDDITAYVPMESVRWAGKGFRYDDGGWIYVHVEGEPYERGTQLGELTGAEIVRYIEKLGIQKDKTDAPKGWAHARLLADALFLRKYDPEYLEEMKGIADGANKAGAKFNNRELDLLDIVTINSAVDAGQLEEANRATATPLSGRTFLKAEDEAERAGKGDHCSSFVATKSATKDGRAIIGQIFMWNGYTGVHWDVILDVQPTKGHRFVMQTFPGGIHSGADWYVNAAGIVIGETTVGQTPFDMNGSPQSNRIRKAAQYASSIDDVARILKDGNNGLYSNDWTLADTKTDEGACFLLGTKKTRLWRTGSKGNAADTPGNLKDFIWANNNTRDPEVRKEYVPNPDNAPVDLAFNTWNRDIAFQEYYAKFGNKGFDLDTATRMMASTPINRPHACDGKVTTSEMAEKLMFLAHYGKTTLREKMIGSRFMPDLPGATPHLSLGYTAFSPLFVADRLKEAHKTWKAPEDPAAPKRDVAKVKDSVTFDESLLWTNTVFPASDGDNWLSSGTAAYWKLLKDLPDGADKAFEQQRDALAELNARYLFFTSREQDVVPVNAKTDYGKYGPYMVPRIKGTFALHQLRLLLGNKDFSKAMGLVHTRYANKDITTADFKRTVLEATNKDVGAFVSQWIERTGLPQPRIRANAVQVKDGYETTLKVEQPGSRSWHFITLVEVKTAKGSTLERVEVKSANETFTFRTAEAPVRVVFNASNDIPVPRERFQVIGNQTDAFDKLLLVHGTARQTESMRTLALGYRDVLADIFTEVLPPVKPDGEVTDAELADRDLVLFGGAEDNAVLARLAEEKKLPVELGRRYFRWQGKTYGGPDDGIAMALPNPWNPKRAMYLYVANSGLQLWQMTHAWQRNLQGWARFQGGEVSAKGFHDLESLSQDVTVTPAPVPAPAQPPVTPPGPPAPKLGMLVR, encoded by the coding sequence ATGACCGACCATCGCAAGACGTCGAAGCTCCTCGGCGCGCTCCTGCTGTCCGTGGGCGCGCTCCAGGCCACGCCCGCCCGGGCGGCGCCCACGTCCCCGCCGACTCCCATCCCCGTCCCCAACGGCGGCTTCGAAATGGCCGGAGGTGCCTCCGCCGTGCCCGCCTTCTGGACGGCGAAGGGGCAGGGCAAGGTGTCCGCCACCTCCGAGGCGAAGGTGGAGGGCTCGCGCGGCCTCACCATCGAGAGCCCGCAGGGCGGCGCGGAGACCACCGTCGAGTCCGAGGCGATGAAGCTCCAGGTGGGCCAGCTCTACCGGCTCAGCGCCTGGGTGCGCACGCGCGGCGTGCAGGCGGACCCGCAGGCCCGTTACCCCACGGCGCTCGGTGCCTGTGTGTCGATGAAGAGCTTCCCCTTCACCAACTGCACCCCCGCGCCCGCCACGGACGCTGGCAGCCGCGTGTCGGTGCTCTTCTTCGCCACGCAGTCCTCGGACCGCGTGCAGCTCCACCTGGGCCGCAACGGCAAGGCCACCGGCACCGCGTCGTTCGACGACGTGCGCCTGGAGAAGGTGGACGACATCACCGCCTACGTGCCCATGGAGTCCGTGCGCTGGGCGGGCAAGGGCTTCCGCTACGACGACGGCGGCTGGATTTACGTCCACGTCGAGGGCGAGCCGTACGAGCGCGGCACGCAGCTCGGTGAGCTCACGGGCGCGGAAATCGTCCGCTACATCGAGAAGCTCGGCATCCAGAAGGACAAGACGGACGCGCCGAAGGGCTGGGCCCACGCGCGGCTGCTCGCGGACGCGCTCTTCCTGCGCAAGTACGACCCGGAGTACCTGGAGGAGATGAAGGGCATCGCCGACGGTGCCAACAAGGCCGGCGCGAAGTTCAACAACCGCGAGCTGGACCTGCTGGACATCGTCACCATCAACTCCGCGGTGGACGCGGGCCAGCTCGAGGAGGCCAACCGCGCCACGGCCACGCCGCTGTCCGGCCGCACCTTCCTCAAGGCCGAGGACGAGGCGGAGCGCGCCGGCAAGGGTGACCACTGCTCGTCCTTCGTGGCCACCAAGTCCGCGACGAAGGACGGCCGCGCCATCATCGGTCAGATTTTCATGTGGAACGGCTACACGGGCGTCCACTGGGACGTGATTCTGGACGTGCAGCCCACGAAGGGGCACCGCTTCGTGATGCAGACCTTCCCGGGCGGCATCCACAGCGGCGCGGACTGGTACGTCAACGCGGCGGGCATCGTCATCGGTGAGACGACGGTGGGGCAGACGCCGTTCGACATGAACGGCTCGCCGCAGAGCAACCGCATCCGCAAGGCCGCGCAGTACGCGTCCAGCATCGACGACGTGGCGCGCATCCTGAAGGACGGGAACAACGGCCTCTACAGCAACGACTGGACGCTGGCGGACACGAAGACGGACGAGGGCGCCTGCTTCCTGCTCGGCACGAAGAAGACGCGGCTGTGGCGCACGGGCAGCAAGGGCAACGCCGCGGACACGCCGGGCAACCTGAAGGACTTCATCTGGGCCAACAACAACACGAGAGACCCGGAGGTGCGGAAGGAGTACGTGCCCAACCCGGACAACGCCCCGGTGGACCTGGCCTTCAACACGTGGAACCGCGACATCGCCTTCCAGGAGTACTACGCGAAGTTCGGCAACAAGGGCTTCGACCTGGACACGGCGACGCGGATGATGGCCTCCACGCCCATCAACCGTCCGCACGCGTGCGACGGCAAGGTGACGACGTCCGAGATGGCCGAGAAGCTGATGTTCCTGGCCCACTACGGGAAGACGACGCTGCGCGAGAAGATGATTGGCAGCCGCTTCATGCCGGACCTGCCGGGCGCCACGCCGCACCTCTCGCTGGGCTACACGGCCTTCAGCCCTCTCTTCGTCGCGGACCGGCTGAAGGAGGCGCACAAGACGTGGAAGGCGCCCGAGGACCCCGCCGCGCCGAAGCGGGACGTGGCGAAGGTGAAGGACTCCGTCACCTTCGACGAGTCGCTGCTGTGGACCAACACGGTGTTCCCGGCGTCGGACGGTGACAACTGGCTGTCCAGCGGCACGGCGGCGTACTGGAAGCTGCTGAAGGACCTGCCGGACGGCGCGGACAAGGCCTTCGAGCAGCAGCGCGACGCGCTGGCGGAGCTGAACGCGCGCTACCTCTTCTTCACCTCGCGCGAGCAGGACGTGGTGCCGGTGAATGCGAAGACGGACTACGGCAAGTACGGCCCGTACATGGTGCCGCGCATCAAGGGCACCTTCGCGCTGCACCAGCTCCGGTTGCTGCTGGGCAACAAGGACTTCAGCAAGGCGATGGGCCTGGTGCACACGCGCTACGCGAACAAGGACATCACCACGGCGGACTTCAAGCGCACGGTGCTGGAGGCCACCAACAAGGACGTGGGCGCCTTCGTTTCGCAGTGGATTGAGCGCACGGGCCTGCCGCAGCCGCGCATCCGCGCGAATGCCGTGCAGGTGAAGGACGGCTACGAGACGACGCTGAAGGTGGAGCAGCCGGGCTCGCGGTCGTGGCACTTCATCACGCTGGTGGAGGTGAAGACGGCGAAGGGCTCCACGCTGGAGCGCGTGGAGGTGAAGAGCGCGAACGAGACGTTCACCTTCCGCACGGCGGAGGCGCCGGTGCGCGTGGTGTTCAACGCGTCCAACGACATCCCCGTGCCGCGCGAGCGCTTCCAGGTCATCGGCAACCAGACGGACGCCTTCGACAAGCTGCTGCTGGTGCACGGCACCGCGCGGCAGACGGAGTCCATGCGCACGCTGGCGCTGGGTTACCGCGACGTGCTGGCGGACATCTTCACGGAGGTGCTGCCGCCGGTGAAGCCGGACGGCGAGGTGACGGACGCGGAGCTGGCGGACCGGGACCTGGTCCTCTTCGGCGGCGCGGAGGACAACGCGGTGCTGGCGCGGCTGGCCGAGGAGAAGAAGCTCCCGGTGGAGCTGGGCCGGCGTTACTTCCGCTGGCAGGGGAAGACGTACGGGGGCCCGGATGACGGCATCGCCATGGCGCTGCCCAACCCGTGGAACCCGAAGCGAGCCATGTACCTGTACGTGGCCAACAGCGGCCTCCAGCTCTGGCAGATGACGCACGCGTGGCAGCGCAACCTGCAGGGGTGGGCGCGCTTCCAGGGCGGCGAGGTGAGCGCGAAGGGCTTCCATGACCTGGAGTCGCTGTCGCAGGACGTGACGGTGACGCCGGCCCCCGTGCCCGCGCCGGCCCAGCCGCCCGTGACGCCGCCGGGCCCTCCGGCGCCGAAGCTGGGCATGCTCGTGCGGTGA
- a CDS encoding sigma-54-dependent Fis family transcriptional regulator has product MRLEDLDIRELLDIDPEAGAVRFAGQRAVILDAVAMGLLRKALLDAFGAAAARAVLTRFAFAHGWRMAEALCSGFTWERTEDWRHAGGVIHRLQGLIQLVPGAEDPFSSEGARLEASYEAEQHRLHVGRAEAPVCWTLTGFASGYLSRTEGHPIYVLEDRCLGRGDVECRFRARTREAWGAELEAHLPFFEPDGLDASLRRVAAELKRAEQRLDARRRALARAEAPAVEASGIVACSAGMRRVVELARRAAEVDSTVLILGETGVGKERVARLLHDASPREAGPFVALNCAALSDSLLDSELFGHAKGAFTGAARERPGLLEAAAGGTLFLDEVGELAPSVQAKLLRAMQERQVRRVGENRSRPIDVRVVAATHRELAREVEAGRFRKDLYYRLRVVELRVPPLRERREDVLPLARALLAAAARRMGRPELALTPRAADQLVRHDWPGNVRELENALERAVALARGRRIDWEDLPEDVRESLPAPTAVGGVRPLEAIERDYILAAVERNGGNQTVTARQLGISAATLYRKLKQYGALARDRTWSASP; this is encoded by the coding sequence ATGCGGTTGGAGGATCTGGACATCCGCGAGCTGCTGGACATCGACCCGGAGGCGGGCGCCGTGCGCTTCGCGGGGCAGCGGGCCGTCATCCTCGACGCGGTCGCCATGGGGCTGTTGCGCAAGGCGCTGCTGGACGCCTTCGGCGCAGCGGCGGCGCGGGCGGTGCTCACGCGCTTCGCCTTCGCGCACGGCTGGCGCATGGCGGAGGCCCTGTGCTCGGGCTTCACGTGGGAGCGCACTGAGGACTGGCGCCACGCCGGAGGCGTCATCCACCGGCTCCAGGGGCTCATCCAACTCGTGCCCGGGGCGGAGGACCCGTTCTCCTCCGAGGGGGCCCGGCTGGAGGCGTCGTACGAGGCGGAGCAGCACCGGCTCCACGTGGGACGCGCCGAGGCGCCTGTGTGCTGGACGCTTACCGGCTTCGCGAGCGGCTACCTCAGCCGGACGGAGGGGCACCCCATCTACGTGCTGGAGGACCGGTGCCTGGGAAGGGGCGACGTGGAGTGCCGCTTCCGCGCGAGGACGCGGGAGGCGTGGGGCGCGGAGCTGGAGGCGCACCTGCCCTTCTTCGAGCCGGACGGGCTGGATGCCTCGCTGCGCCGGGTGGCCGCGGAGCTGAAGCGCGCGGAGCAGCGCCTGGACGCGCGGCGGCGGGCCCTGGCGCGCGCGGAGGCTCCGGCGGTGGAGGCCTCTGGAATCGTCGCGTGCAGCGCCGGCATGCGGCGGGTGGTGGAGCTGGCGCGGCGGGCGGCGGAGGTGGACTCCACGGTGCTCATCCTCGGGGAGACGGGCGTTGGCAAGGAGCGGGTGGCGCGGCTGCTCCACGATGCGTCTCCCCGCGAGGCCGGGCCGTTCGTCGCGCTCAACTGCGCGGCGTTGTCGGACTCGCTGCTGGACAGCGAGCTGTTCGGCCATGCGAAGGGGGCCTTCACCGGCGCGGCGCGGGAGCGGCCGGGACTCCTGGAGGCTGCGGCCGGCGGCACGCTGTTCCTGGATGAAGTGGGAGAGCTGGCCCCGTCCGTCCAGGCGAAGCTGCTGCGGGCGATGCAGGAGCGGCAGGTGCGGCGCGTGGGGGAGAACCGCAGCCGCCCCATCGACGTGCGGGTGGTGGCGGCCACGCACCGGGAGCTGGCGCGCGAGGTGGAGGCCGGACGCTTCCGGAAGGACCTCTACTACCGGTTGCGCGTCGTGGAGCTGCGCGTGCCGCCGCTGCGCGAGCGGCGCGAGGATGTGCTGCCGCTGGCCCGGGCGCTGCTCGCGGCGGCGGCGCGTCGCATGGGGCGGCCGGAGCTCGCGCTGACGCCCCGGGCGGCGGACCAGCTCGTGCGGCACGACTGGCCCGGCAACGTGCGGGAGCTGGAGAACGCGCTGGAGCGGGCGGTGGCCCTCGCCCGAGGCCGGCGCATCGATTGGGAGGACCTGCCGGAGGACGTGCGCGAGTCGTTGCCCGCGCCCACGGCGGTGGGAGGTGTCCGCCCGCTGGAGGCGATTGAACGGGACTACATCCTCGCGGCGGTGGAGCGGAACGGAGGCAACCAGACGGTGACCGCGCGGCAGCTCGGCATCAGCGCGGCGACGCTGTACCGGAAGCTGAAGCAGTATGGTGCGCTCGCCAGAGACCGCACCTGGAGCGCATCGCCATGA